One window of the Streptomyces sp. TS71-3 genome contains the following:
- a CDS encoding succinate dehydrogenase/fumarate reductase iron-sulfur subunit, whose product MTTATSQSAQGSPSEGSPSSGPAEPGTQPSGAAAQSYEAHFRVWRGDIDGGSLEDYRVEVNEGEVVLDIIHRLQATQAPDLAVRWNCKAGKCGSCSAEINGRPRLMCMTRMSVFDRDQTITVTPMRTFPVVRDLVTDVGFNYTKAREVPAFVPPKDLGPGEYRMQQEDVDRSQEFRKCIECFLCQDTCHVVRDHEENKTSFAGPRFLMRVAELDMHPLDAAEERGLDRKRTAQEEHGLGYCNITKCCTEVCPEGIHITDNALIPLKERAVDRKYDPLVWLGNKIRRRGQ is encoded by the coding sequence GTGACCACGGCAACATCCCAGAGCGCGCAGGGTTCCCCCTCCGAGGGGTCCCCTTCGAGCGGCCCCGCCGAGCCCGGCACCCAGCCGAGCGGCGCGGCGGCCCAGTCCTACGAGGCGCACTTCCGGGTCTGGCGGGGTGACATCGACGGGGGCTCCCTGGAGGACTACCGCGTCGAGGTGAACGAGGGCGAGGTGGTGCTCGACATCATCCACCGGCTCCAGGCCACCCAGGCGCCGGACCTCGCGGTCCGCTGGAACTGCAAGGCGGGCAAGTGCGGCTCGTGCAGTGCGGAGATCAACGGCCGGCCCCGGCTGATGTGCATGACCCGGATGTCCGTCTTCGACCGCGACCAGACGATCACGGTGACGCCGATGCGGACGTTCCCCGTGGTGCGGGACCTGGTCACGGACGTCGGGTTCAACTACACCAAGGCCCGCGAGGTGCCCGCGTTCGTGCCGCCGAAGGACCTCGGTCCCGGCGAGTACCGGATGCAGCAGGAGGACGTGGACCGGTCGCAGGAGTTCCGCAAGTGCATCGAGTGCTTCCTGTGCCAGGACACCTGCCACGTGGTGCGTGACCACGAGGAGAACAAGACCTCGTTCGCCGGGCCTCGCTTCCTCATGCGGGTGGCCGAGCTCGACATGCACCCGCTGGACGCGGCCGAGGAGCGGGGCCTGGACCGCAAGCGCACCGCGCAGGAGGAGCACGGCCTCGGCTACTGCAACATCACCAAGTGCTGCACCGAGGTCTGCCCCGAGGGCATCCACATCACCGACAACGCGCTCATCCCGCTGAAGGAGCGCGCGGTCGACCGGAAGTACGACCCGCTGGTGTGGCTGGGCAACAAGATCCGCCGCCGCGGTCAGTGA
- a CDS encoding fumarate reductase/succinate dehydrogenase flavoprotein subunit, whose protein sequence is MAQVERQQWDVVVVGAGGAGLRAAIEAREQGARTAVICKSLFGKAHTVMAEGGIAASMGNVNSGDNWQVHFRDTMRGGKFLNQWRMAELHAKEAPDRVWELETWGALFDRTKDGRISQRNFGGHEYPRLAHVGDRTGLELIRTLQQKVVSLQQEDFREHGDYEARIKVFQECTVTRILKDDEGRVAGVFCYERETGRFFVIEAPSVVLATGGIGKSFKVTSNSWEYTGDGHALALLAGAPLLNMEFVQFHPTGMVWPPSVKGILVTESVRGDGGVLRNSEGKRFMFDYVPDVFKEQYAQTEDEGDRWYEDPDNNRRPPELLPRDEVARAINSEVKAGRGSPHGGVFLDVSTRMPAEVVRRRLPSMYHQFKELADVDITAEPMEVGPTCHYVMGGVAVDSDTAAARGVPGLFAAGEVAGGMHGSNRLGGNSLSDLLVFGRRAGLHAAEYASGADASEGGRPAVADSLVDTAAAEALRPFSAESPEGPEDEAAAGRPPENPYTVHQELQQTMNDLVGIIRREGEMEKALEKLGELRVRARRAGVEGHRQFNPGWHLALDLRNMLLVSECIARAALERTESRGGHTREDHAGMNRAWRRVNLICRLSDPTGGLAATDAKRGQIDLSREETEPIRSDLLALFDKEELVKYLAEEELFE, encoded by the coding sequence ATGGCTCAAGTGGAACGGCAGCAGTGGGACGTGGTCGTGGTCGGCGCCGGTGGCGCCGGGCTGCGGGCCGCGATCGAGGCGCGCGAGCAGGGCGCACGGACGGCGGTGATCTGCAAGTCCCTGTTCGGCAAGGCCCACACGGTGATGGCCGAGGGAGGCATCGCCGCCTCCATGGGCAATGTGAACTCCGGGGACAACTGGCAGGTGCACTTCCGCGACACGATGCGCGGAGGCAAGTTCCTGAACCAGTGGCGGATGGCGGAGCTGCACGCCAAGGAGGCCCCGGACCGGGTCTGGGAGCTGGAGACCTGGGGCGCCCTCTTCGACCGCACCAAGGACGGCAGGATCTCCCAGCGGAACTTCGGCGGGCACGAGTACCCGCGCCTCGCCCACGTCGGCGACCGCACCGGGCTCGAACTGATCCGCACGCTCCAGCAGAAGGTCGTCTCGCTCCAGCAGGAGGACTTCAGGGAGCACGGCGACTACGAGGCCCGGATCAAGGTCTTCCAGGAGTGCACGGTCACGCGCATCCTGAAAGACGACGAGGGCCGCGTCGCCGGCGTCTTCTGCTACGAGCGCGAGACCGGCCGCTTCTTCGTGATCGAGGCGCCCTCCGTGGTGCTCGCCACCGGCGGTATCGGCAAGTCGTTCAAGGTGACCTCCAACTCCTGGGAGTACACCGGTGACGGCCACGCGCTGGCGCTGCTCGCCGGGGCGCCGCTGCTCAACATGGAGTTCGTGCAGTTCCACCCGACGGGCATGGTCTGGCCGCCGTCGGTGAAGGGCATCCTCGTCACGGAGTCGGTCCGCGGTGACGGCGGCGTGCTGCGCAACTCCGAGGGCAAGCGGTTCATGTTCGACTACGTCCCCGACGTCTTCAAGGAGCAGTACGCGCAGACGGAGGACGAGGGCGACCGCTGGTACGAGGACCCGGACAACAACCGTCGCCCTCCCGAGCTGCTGCCCCGCGACGAGGTCGCGCGCGCCATCAACTCCGAGGTGAAGGCCGGCCGCGGCTCCCCGCACGGCGGCGTCTTCCTGGACGTCTCGACGCGGATGCCGGCGGAGGTGGTGCGCCGCCGGCTGCCGTCCATGTACCACCAGTTCAAGGAGCTGGCGGACGTCGACATCACGGCCGAGCCCATGGAGGTCGGCCCGACCTGCCACTACGTGATGGGCGGCGTCGCGGTCGACTCGGACACCGCTGCGGCACGCGGGGTGCCCGGTCTGTTCGCCGCCGGCGAGGTCGCGGGCGGCATGCACGGCTCCAACCGGCTCGGCGGCAACTCCCTGTCCGACCTCCTGGTGTTCGGGCGCCGGGCGGGACTGCACGCGGCCGAGTACGCCTCGGGCGCGGACGCCTCCGAGGGCGGCCGGCCGGCGGTCGCCGACTCCCTCGTGGACACGGCGGCGGCCGAGGCGCTGCGGCCGTTCTCCGCGGAGAGTCCGGAAGGCCCCGAGGACGAGGCGGCGGCCGGCCGGCCGCCGGAGAACCCGTACACGGTCCACCAGGAGCTCCAGCAGACCATGAACGACCTCGTGGGCATCATCCGCCGCGAGGGCGAGATGGAGAAGGCGCTGGAGAAGCTGGGCGAGCTGCGGGTGCGGGCCCGGCGCGCGGGCGTCGAGGGGCACCGGCAGTTCAACCCCGGCTGGCACCTCGCCCTCGACCTGCGGAACATGCTGCTGGTCAGCGAGTGCATCGCCCGCGCCGCGCTGGAGCGCACCGAGAGCCGCGGCGGCCACACCCGCGAGGACCACGCCGGGATGAACCGCGCGTGGCGCCGGGTGAACCTGATCTGCCGGCTCTCCGACCCCACCGGCGGCCTGGCCGCCACCGACGCGAAGCGCGGGCAGATCGACCTGTCCCGCGAGGAGACCGAGCCCATCCGTTCCGACCTGCTGGCCCTCTTCGACAAGGAGGAGCTGGTCAAGTACCTCGCCGAAGAGGAGCTGTTCGAGTGA
- a CDS encoding ABC transporter family substrate-binding protein, with protein MSHDGVRLRSVMRSAAFLTAGVLVVPGLAGCGDSNEDSDDPAAAQDIAPAGRASLADGGTVRWAIDAMPATLNTFQADADAATSRIAGTVLPSMFRLDERGRPGADPDYLRSAEVTATKPKQVVLYKLSPKAKWSNGRPLSAADFTAQWHALSGKEAAYWTARNAGYDRIEKIEQAGGGEVRVTFNRAYADWRSLFSPLYPKETMGSPGAFNDGARRRLRVTAGPFRLGRFDGERDEITVQRNPRWWGERARLSGIVFKAVPRAKRTAALAAGRLDIAEVDTADAQRIARAARDRGKGSQAHGASASAGSAQRENAGARGSNEEADAHARNRKAVAAYAAQQAGLRRYVIRKSLEPAYTQLALNGSAGPLADDRVRRAVARAIDRDELARLVLKPLGLPARTVGSHLALAGQDGYADGSGALGKHDAAEAQALLADAGWVRSGGAQKGAPRGAGGAGTGEPAAGGSGSGTASAPAGDDKHAAGSEAAQSARQGAGGGAPGAYAPQGSAAPAGAPAGPLAKNGKPLMLRFVLPSGPGSEAVRAVGDRIARMLDRIGIRTEMTRVADDSYFNDHIASGQYDMALYSWPGSAFPATDARPIFAKPVPGADGSLNVEQNYTRVGTDLIDQLFDQAMTELDTGKEMDLVRKADQRIWAEAGSIPLYQRPQLVAVRGNLANVGAFGFEDPHYQDIGFRKSGAEGAPGRPEEPEGSPARGTK; from the coding sequence ATGTCCCACGACGGTGTCCGGCTGCGGTCGGTCATGCGGTCAGCCGCGTTCCTGACGGCCGGTGTGCTGGTCGTGCCCGGACTGGCCGGCTGCGGCGACTCGAACGAGGACTCCGACGATCCGGCCGCCGCCCAGGACATCGCCCCGGCGGGCCGCGCGAGCCTCGCCGACGGCGGCACGGTGCGGTGGGCCATCGACGCGATGCCGGCGACCCTCAACACCTTCCAGGCCGACGCCGACGCCGCCACCTCCCGGATCGCCGGCACCGTCCTGCCGTCGATGTTCCGCCTCGACGAACGCGGCAGGCCGGGCGCCGACCCCGACTACCTCCGGTCCGCGGAGGTCACCGCCACCAAGCCCAAGCAGGTCGTGCTCTACAAGCTCAGCCCGAAGGCGAAGTGGAGCAACGGCCGGCCGCTCTCCGCGGCGGACTTCACCGCCCAGTGGCACGCCCTGTCCGGCAAGGAGGCCGCGTACTGGACCGCCCGCAACGCCGGCTACGACCGCATCGAGAAGATCGAGCAGGCCGGCGGCGGGGAGGTGCGGGTCACCTTCAACAGGGCCTACGCGGACTGGCGCTCGCTGTTCTCGCCGCTGTACCCGAAGGAGACCATGGGCTCCCCGGGCGCCTTCAACGACGGCGCGCGGCGCAGGCTCCGGGTCACCGCGGGCCCCTTCAGGCTCGGCCGGTTCGACGGCGAGCGCGACGAGATCACCGTCCAGCGCAATCCCCGCTGGTGGGGCGAGCGCGCCAGGCTGTCCGGGATCGTCTTCAAGGCCGTGCCGCGCGCCAAGCGCACCGCGGCGCTCGCCGCCGGCCGCCTCGACATCGCCGAGGTCGACACGGCCGACGCCCAGCGCATCGCACGGGCCGCCAGGGACCGCGGCAAGGGCTCGCAGGCGCACGGTGCCTCCGCGAGCGCCGGGAGCGCGCAGCGCGAGAACGCGGGCGCGCGCGGTTCGAACGAGGAGGCCGACGCCCACGCGCGGAACCGCAAGGCCGTCGCGGCCTACGCCGCCCAGCAGGCGGGCCTGCGCCGCTACGTGATCCGCAAGTCCCTGGAGCCCGCCTACACCCAGCTCGCCCTCAACGGCTCCGCGGGGCCGCTCGCCGACGACCGGGTGCGCCGCGCCGTGGCCCGCGCCATCGACCGCGACGAGCTGGCCCGGCTGGTGCTCAAGCCGCTCGGCCTGCCGGCGCGGACCGTCGGCAGCCACCTCGCGCTCGCCGGCCAGGACGGCTACGCGGACGGCAGCGGCGCGCTCGGCAAGCACGACGCGGCCGAGGCGCAGGCGCTGCTCGCGGACGCGGGCTGGGTGCGCAGCGGCGGCGCACAGAAGGGAGCCCCGCGGGGTGCCGGCGGGGCCGGCACCGGCGAGCCCGCCGCGGGCGGCAGCGGCAGCGGGACCGCGAGCGCGCCGGCCGGCGACGACAAGCACGCCGCCGGCTCCGAGGCGGCGCAGAGCGCCCGGCAGGGCGCCGGGGGCGGTGCGCCCGGCGCGTACGCCCCGCAGGGCTCCGCGGCGCCCGCCGGGGCCCCCGCGGGCCCGCTCGCCAAGAACGGCAAGCCGCTGATGCTGCGCTTCGTCCTGCCCTCAGGGCCCGGCTCCGAGGCCGTGCGCGCGGTGGGCGACCGCATCGCGCGGATGCTGGACCGCATCGGCATCCGCACCGAGATGACCAGGGTCGCCGACGACAGCTACTTCAACGACCACATCGCCTCCGGCCAGTACGACATGGCGCTGTACTCGTGGCCCGGCTCCGCGTTCCCGGCCACCGACGCCCGTCCGATCTTCGCCAAGCCGGTGCCGGGGGCGGACGGGTCGCTGAACGTCGAGCAGAACTACACCCGGGTCGGCACGGACCTCATCGACCAGCTCTTCGACCAGGCGATGACGGAGCTGGACACCGGCAAGGAGATGGACCTCGTCAGGAAGGCCGACCAGCGGATCTGGGCGGAGGCCGGCTCCATCCCGCTGTACCAGCGGCCCCAGCTGGTCGCGGTGCGCGGCAACCTCGCGAATGTGGGCGCCTTCGGCTTCGAGGACCCGCACTACCAGGACATCGGATTCCGCAAGTCCGGGGCGGAGGGGGCGCCTGGGCGCCCCGAGGAGCCGGAGGGTTCCCCGGCCAGGGGCACGAAGTAG
- a CDS encoding class I SAM-dependent methyltransferase, with translation MPADAKSPKKLRNNRSSLTHKVGYALRHPGRVTPYLRRAGRDAWLRMKHPDHVGYYRAVMASDTRRNPEAAVGSQTHERWLALGQMQFDYLVEHGMRPEHRMLDIGCGNLRGGWRFIEHLDAGHYYGIDISPDILMAAKKTLSERRLQDKLPHLTITGDLTLDFLPSDHFDVVHAHSVFSHSPQAVIEECLAHVGRVLTGTGFFDFTFDRTEGTEHQVLGEDFYYRTETLLALARKHGLHARFMEDWETRPHGQSKIRVSRSPVPAP, from the coding sequence ATGCCCGCCGACGCGAAGTCACCGAAGAAACTGCGCAACAACCGTTCCTCCCTCACCCACAAGGTCGGCTACGCCCTGCGCCACCCCGGCCGCGTCACCCCCTACCTCCGGCGCGCCGGCCGGGACGCCTGGCTGCGTATGAAGCACCCCGACCACGTCGGCTACTACCGGGCGGTGATGGCCTCGGACACCCGCCGCAACCCGGAGGCCGCGGTCGGCAGCCAGACCCACGAACGCTGGCTGGCGCTCGGGCAGATGCAGTTCGACTACCTCGTCGAACACGGAATGCGCCCCGAACACCGCATGCTCGACATCGGCTGCGGCAACCTGCGTGGCGGCTGGCGCTTCATCGAGCACCTCGACGCCGGCCATTACTACGGCATCGACATTTCGCCCGACATCCTGATGGCCGCCAAGAAGACCCTTTCCGAGCGCCGCCTCCAGGACAAGCTTCCGCACCTGACCATCACCGGCGACCTCACGCTGGACTTCCTGCCCAGCGACCACTTCGACGTCGTCCACGCGCACAGCGTCTTCTCCCACTCTCCGCAGGCGGTCATCGAGGAGTGCCTCGCCCACGTCGGCCGCGTGCTGACCGGCACCGGCTTCTTCGACTTCACCTTCGACCGCACGGAGGGCACGGAACACCAGGTGCTGGGCGAGGACTTCTACTACCGCACCGAGACCCTGCTCGCCCTGGCACGCAAGCACGGCCTCCACGCGCGCTTCATGGAGGACTGGGAGACGCGCCCCCACGGCCAGTCCAAGATCCGCGTCAGCCGCTCGCCCGTACCCGCTCCCTGA
- a CDS encoding transporter — MKGSFWLAWRQQRGLIGIALAALAAVALLAACFRSGMVDDVRSGLFAHCARGPLHCTRPGSGLPLLLNITPLKYLGALNIALPALVGVFWGAPLLGRDRELGTHRLVLTQGVSRGQWFVSRITLAAATTVILSGLLAGAFAWWWRPAADRSYGLFWYETAAMSGSGPRVVAASLFGLAAGTLLGLLARRVLAAMGLTLLVTGATALALEWTHKTRLLVPPRVYTSAGSSPKPPMDEKWSTGNYGLITASGRHDSVMNCAFPSSPQLRQCMAEHGYVARFYEANPAGDYWTFQWTDTAVLGGLAVLLVAVTALLVRRRI, encoded by the coding sequence ATGAAGGGCTCCTTCTGGCTCGCCTGGCGCCAGCAACGAGGGCTGATCGGCATCGCCCTGGCCGCCCTGGCCGCCGTCGCGTTGCTGGCCGCCTGCTTCCGCTCCGGCATGGTGGATGACGTACGCAGCGGGCTGTTCGCCCACTGCGCCCGCGGACCGCTGCACTGCACACGACCCGGCTCCGGTCTGCCCCTTCTGCTGAACATCACCCCGCTGAAGTACCTCGGGGCCCTGAACATCGCCCTCCCTGCGCTGGTCGGCGTCTTCTGGGGCGCCCCGCTGCTGGGCCGCGACCGGGAACTGGGCACGCACCGCCTGGTCCTCACCCAGGGCGTGAGCCGCGGTCAGTGGTTCGTCTCCCGGATCACCCTGGCCGCCGCCACCACGGTGATCCTCTCGGGCCTGCTCGCGGGAGCGTTCGCGTGGTGGTGGCGGCCGGCCGCCGACCGAAGTTACGGCCTGTTCTGGTACGAGACCGCCGCCATGAGCGGTTCGGGTCCGCGCGTCGTCGCGGCCTCGCTGTTCGGCCTGGCGGCCGGCACGCTGCTGGGTCTGCTGGCCCGCCGGGTCCTGGCCGCAATGGGGCTGACCCTCCTGGTGACCGGAGCGACGGCGCTGGCGCTGGAGTGGACGCACAAGACCCGCCTGCTGGTCCCGCCCCGCGTGTACACCAGCGCCGGCAGCAGCCCCAAACCGCCCATGGACGAGAAGTGGTCGACCGGCAACTACGGTCTGATCACCGCCTCCGGCCGCCATGACTCCGTGATGAACTGCGCCTTTCCCTCAAGCCCGCAGCTCAGGCAGTGCATGGCCGAGCACGGGTACGTCGCCCGCTTCTACGAGGCCAACCCGGCCGGCGACTACTGGACCTTCCAGTGGACCGACACCGCCGTCCTCGGCGGCCTCGCCGTCCTGCTCGTGGCCGTCACGGCGCTCCTGGTGCGCCGCCGCATCTGA
- a CDS encoding GntR family transcriptional regulator, whose product MCPVEYRIDRGSGVPAYVQIVEQTERALRMGTLQVGDRLPTAKEVVAATAINPNTVLRAYRDMEQAGLVELRRGLGTFVTRSLARPGAADDSPLRAELADWTARARAAGLERADILALVTTVLDGNGNGNGNGNGNERRYRHAPGGGERKEKERKGKEEDA is encoded by the coding sequence ATGTGCCCCGTCGAGTACCGGATTGACCGCGGCAGCGGCGTACCTGCCTACGTGCAGATCGTGGAGCAGACCGAACGCGCCCTCCGGATGGGCACGTTGCAGGTCGGAGACAGGTTGCCCACCGCCAAGGAGGTGGTGGCGGCCACCGCCATCAACCCGAACACCGTGCTCAGGGCCTATCGCGACATGGAGCAGGCCGGCCTTGTCGAACTGCGTCGCGGCCTCGGGACCTTTGTGACCCGGTCGCTCGCGCGGCCGGGCGCGGCGGACGACTCGCCGCTGCGCGCGGAACTCGCCGACTGGACGGCACGCGCCCGAGCGGCCGGTCTTGAGCGGGCCGACATCCTCGCCCTGGTCACCACCGTCCTTGACGGCAACGGCAACGGCAACGGCAACGGCAACGGCAACGAGAGGCGATACCGCCACGCCCCGGGGGGCGGGGAGCGTAAAGAGAAAGAGCGCAAGGGGAAAGAGGAGGACGCATGA
- the typA gene encoding translational GTPase TypA, with protein MARTVERHDIRNVAIVAHVDHGKTTLVDAMLKQAGAFAAHQLDQVDDRVMDSNDLEREKGITILAKNTAVKYHPKDGDDHVTINIIDTPGHADFGGEVERGLSMVDAVVLLVDASEGPLPQTRFVLRKALQARMPVILCINKTDRPDARIDEVVNETYELFLDLDADEQQIEFPIVYACARDGVASLTKPEDGTVPADSTNLEPFFTTLLQHVPAPSYDAEASLQAHVTNLDADNFLGRIALLRVEQGELRKGQTVAWIKRDGTVANVRISELMMTEALTRKPAEKAGPGDICAVAGIPDIMIGETLADPENPVALPLITVDEPAISMTIGTNTSPLVGRGGTGKGADNKAAVKDRKVTARQVKDRLDRELIGNVSLRVLDTGRPDAWEVQGRGELALAILVETMRREGYELTVGKPQVVTKEIDGKVHEPVERMTIDVPEEHMGAVTQLMGVRKGRMDNMSNHGSGWVRLEFVVPSRGLIGFRTEFLTSTRGTGIAHSIHEGHEPWFGTLTTRNNGSLVADRSGAVTAFAMTNLQERGVLFTEPGTEVYEGMIVGENSRSDDMDVNITKEKKLTNMRSSTADVAESIVPPRKLSLEQSLEFCRDDECVEVTPEAVRIRKVNLDARERARAASRAKHG; from the coding sequence ATGGCTCGTACCGTCGAGCGTCACGACATCCGCAATGTCGCCATCGTCGCCCACGTAGACCACGGCAAGACCACCCTCGTCGACGCCATGCTCAAGCAGGCTGGTGCGTTCGCCGCGCACCAGCTGGACCAGGTCGACGACCGGGTCATGGACTCGAACGACCTGGAACGTGAGAAGGGCATCACGATCCTGGCGAAGAACACCGCCGTGAAGTACCACCCCAAGGACGGTGACGACCACGTCACCATCAACATCATCGACACCCCCGGCCACGCCGACTTCGGCGGTGAGGTGGAGCGGGGCCTGTCCATGGTCGACGCGGTGGTGCTGCTCGTGGACGCCTCCGAGGGCCCGCTGCCGCAGACCCGCTTCGTGCTCCGCAAGGCCCTCCAGGCCCGGATGCCGGTGATCCTCTGCATCAACAAGACCGACCGGCCCGACGCCCGCATCGACGAGGTCGTCAACGAGACCTACGAGCTCTTCCTCGACCTCGACGCCGACGAGCAGCAGATCGAGTTCCCCATCGTCTACGCCTGCGCGCGGGACGGCGTCGCCTCGCTCACCAAGCCCGAGGACGGCACGGTGCCGGCGGACAGCACCAATCTGGAGCCGTTCTTCACCACGCTCCTCCAGCACGTCCCCGCCCCGTCCTACGACGCCGAGGCCTCGCTCCAGGCGCACGTCACCAACCTGGACGCCGACAACTTCCTCGGCCGTATCGCGCTGCTCCGCGTCGAGCAGGGCGAGCTGCGCAAGGGCCAGACGGTGGCCTGGATCAAGCGCGACGGCACGGTGGCCAACGTCCGCATCAGCGAGCTGATGATGACCGAGGCGCTCACCCGCAAGCCTGCCGAGAAGGCTGGCCCCGGTGACATCTGCGCCGTCGCCGGCATCCCCGACATCATGATCGGCGAGACGCTCGCGGACCCCGAGAACCCGGTGGCCCTGCCGCTGATCACCGTCGACGAGCCGGCGATCTCCATGACCATCGGCACCAACACCTCGCCGCTGGTCGGCCGCGGCGGCACCGGCAAGGGTGCCGACAACAAGGCCGCCGTCAAGGACCGCAAGGTCACCGCGCGCCAGGTCAAGGACCGGCTGGACCGCGAGCTCATCGGCAACGTCTCGCTGCGCGTGCTCGACACCGGGCGCCCCGACGCCTGGGAGGTGCAGGGCCGCGGCGAGCTGGCCCTCGCGATCCTCGTCGAGACCATGCGCCGGGAGGGCTACGAGCTGACCGTCGGCAAGCCGCAGGTCGTCACCAAGGAGATCGACGGCAAGGTCCACGAGCCCGTCGAGCGGATGACGATCGACGTGCCCGAGGAGCACATGGGCGCGGTCACGCAGCTGATGGGCGTCCGCAAGGGCCGGATGGACAACATGTCCAACCACGGCTCCGGCTGGGTGCGCCTGGAGTTCGTGGTGCCGTCGCGCGGCCTGATCGGCTTCCGCACCGAGTTCCTCACGAGCACCCGCGGCACCGGCATCGCGCACTCCATCCACGAGGGCCACGAGCCGTGGTTCGGCACCCTGACCACGCGCAACAACGGCTCCCTCGTCGCCGACCGCTCCGGCGCCGTCACCGCGTTCGCGATGACCAACCTCCAGGAGCGCGGCGTGCTCTTCACGGAGCCGGGCACCGAGGTGTACGAGGGCATGATCGTCGGTGAGAACTCGCGCTCCGACGACATGGACGTGAACATCACCAAGGAGAAGAAGCTCACCAACATGCGCTCGTCGACGGCCGACGTGGCCGAGTCGATCGTGCCGCCGCGGAAGCTGTCGCTTGAGCAGTCGCTGGAGTTCTGCCGCGACGACGAGTGCGTCGAGGTGACTCCGGAGGCGGTCCGGATCCGCAAGGTCAACCTGGACGCGCGGGAGCGGGCTCGGGCGGCGTCGCGCGCGAAGCACGGCTAG
- a CDS encoding amidohydrolase — protein sequence MTDRSSVGRRQILKSAGVAAAAGAAPWTVADPALAATREYDQRLAAQSTSYQAPRGLAEDSDAKATALGWIGDHSAELIDLNDTVWRHAELSLREWNSSLAVAALLEKYGFDIQWGPAGFPSAFVASYGSGGPTIGFNAEYDALPGLSQKAGGTVHDPLVYHTDPYAPTYGAGHGDAHNALGAGATGAAIAVSQAIRDRGLKATVKLFGTTAEEHLVGKPYMVRAGVYDGLDAFVDWHPFNANLAFWNTTSALISATFDFLGATGHGANPLGNKSGLDGAVLMATMSEFLREKNVAPSGRFHYAIVNGGGAPNVTPDFCSIWFFVREGSPERVKVLYDKIVDAAKAAAQASRTTLVHRFNSGTWNLLPNKAGAELMNDNMRAIGPPAFTDADQALARSLQRSLGKPETGMPTSLVPLAPPPPAFAGGISIDTADVSWQAPTLVALAATIPAGLPNHSWAVTSAAATNIGHQGMLSAARYMAATAVDLITQPDQLSRIRAEFEDRRKAVDWATMIPEGTQQPLVEPPAGFLKQTGQTWPPKGVSWPEKEIISTEPLGTTGPDLPPVT from the coding sequence ATGACTGACAGGTCCTCAGTCGGACGGCGGCAGATACTCAAGTCGGCCGGTGTCGCGGCCGCGGCCGGTGCGGCGCCCTGGACGGTCGCCGATCCCGCCCTTGCGGCCACCCGCGAGTACGACCAGCGGCTGGCGGCGCAGAGCACCTCGTACCAGGCCCCCCGCGGGCTCGCCGAGGACAGCGATGCCAAGGCCACCGCCCTGGGCTGGATCGGCGACCACAGCGCGGAGCTCATCGACCTCAACGACACCGTGTGGCGGCACGCGGAGCTCTCCCTGCGGGAGTGGAACTCGTCGCTCGCGGTGGCGGCCCTGCTGGAGAAGTACGGATTCGACATCCAGTGGGGCCCGGCCGGCTTCCCCTCCGCCTTCGTGGCGAGCTACGGATCCGGCGGCCCGACCATCGGGTTCAACGCCGAGTACGACGCCCTGCCCGGGCTGTCGCAGAAGGCCGGCGGGACCGTGCACGACCCGCTCGTCTACCACACCGACCCCTACGCCCCCACCTACGGTGCGGGCCACGGCGACGCCCACAACGCACTCGGCGCGGGCGCCACCGGCGCGGCCATCGCGGTGAGCCAGGCGATCAGGGACCGCGGGCTCAAGGCCACCGTGAAGCTCTTCGGAACCACGGCCGAGGAACACCTCGTGGGCAAGCCCTACATGGTGAGGGCCGGGGTGTACGACGGCCTCGACGCCTTCGTGGACTGGCACCCCTTCAACGCCAACCTGGCGTTCTGGAACACCACGAGCGCGCTCATATCGGCGACGTTCGACTTCCTCGGCGCGACGGGCCACGGAGCCAACCCGCTGGGCAACAAGAGCGGCCTCGACGGCGCGGTCCTGATGGCGACCATGTCGGAGTTCCTGCGCGAGAAGAACGTGGCCCCCTCGGGCCGGTTCCACTACGCCATCGTCAACGGCGGCGGGGCACCGAACGTCACTCCCGACTTCTGCTCCATCTGGTTCTTCGTGCGGGAGGGCAGCCCGGAGCGGGTCAAGGTCCTGTACGACAAGATCGTGGACGCCGCGAAGGCCGCCGCGCAGGCGAGCCGGACGACGCTCGTGCACCGGTTCAACTCGGGCACCTGGAACCTGCTCCCCAACAAGGCCGGGGCGGAGCTGATGAACGACAACATGCGGGCGATCGGCCCGCCGGCCTTCACCGACGCGGACCAGGCGCTGGCCAGGTCCCTCCAGCGCTCGCTGGGCAAGCCGGAGACGGGCATGCCCACCTCGCTCGTGCCGCTGGCCCCGCCCCCGCCCGCCTTCGCCGGCGGCATCTCCATCGACACGGCGGACGTCAGCTGGCAGGCGCCGACCCTGGTCGCCCTGGCCGCGACCATCCCGGCCGGACTGCCCAACCACAGCTGGGCGGTGACGTCGGCGGCGGCCACGAACATCGGCCACCAGGGCATGCTGTCCGCCGCCCGCTACATGGCGGCGACCGCCGTCGACCTCATCACCCAGCCCGACCAGCTCTCCCGGATCCGGGCGGAGTTCGAGGACCGCAGGAAGGCGGTCGACTGGGCGACCATGATCCCGGAGGGCACGCAGCAGCCGCTGGTCGAGCCGCCCGCCGGGTTCCTCAAGCAGACCGGCCAGACGTGGCCGCCCAAGGGGGTCTCCTGGCCGGAGAAGGAGATCATCTCCACGGAGCCGCTGGGCACCACCGGCCCCGACCTCCCGCCGGTCACCTGA